In the genome of Massilia sp. UMI-21, the window CGCGGGCCGCGAAGGAGAACTCATCTTCCGCCTGATCGCCCAGAACGCGAAGGCCAAGCAACCGGTCAAGCGCCTGTGGCTGCAGTCGATGACGGCCAATGCGATCCGCGAAGGCTTCGCCCACCTGCGCAGCGACGAAGAGATGCTGCCGCTGGCCGATGCCGCGCGTTGCCGTTCCGAAGCCGACTGGCTGATCGGCATCAACGGCACCCGCGCCATGACCGCCTTCAATTCGAAAGAGGGCGGCTTCTACCTGACCACCGTGGGCCGGGTGCAGACCCCGACCCTGTCGATCGTGGTCGAGCGCGAAGAGAAGATCAAGAAGTTCGTCGCGCGCGACTACTGGGAGGTGCGCGCCGAGTTCGTGTGCGCCGCCGGCATCTACGAAGGACGCTGGCTCGACCAGAATTTCAAGAAGGACGAGAACGACCCGGAGAAGCGCGCCGAGCGCCTGTGGAGCCGCGCCGCCGCCGATTCGATCGCCGCCGCCTGCCGCGGCAAGCAGGGCGTGGTTACCGAGGAATCGAAGCCGACCACCTCGATGGCGCCGGCCCTGTTCGACCTGACCAGCCTGCAGCGCGAGGCCAACGGCCGCTTCGGCTTCTCGGCCAAGAACACGCTGGGCCTGGCCCAGGCGCTGTACGAGAAGCACAAGGTGCTGACCTACCCGCGTACCGATTCGCGCCACCTGCCGGAAGACTACATCCAGACCGTCAAGGACACGATGGGTGCGCTGGCGGACACGAATAACTACAACGGCTTCGCCAAGCAGATCACCAAGAACGGCTGGGTCAAGCCGAACAAGCGTATTTTTGATAACACCAAGATCTCGGACCACTTCGCGATCATCCCGACCGGCGTCGTGCCGAAGAACCTGACCGAGCCGGAACAAAAGCTGTACGACCTGGTCACGCGCCGCTTCCTGGCCGTGTTCTTCCCGCCGGCCGAATTCCTGGTGACGACCCGTTTCACCGAAGTGTCGGGCCACCAGTTCAAGACCGAGGGCAAGGTCATGACCAACCCCGGCTGGCTGGCGGTGTACGGCAAGGACACCACCGGCGACGACAAGGACGGCGCCAACCTGGTGCCGGTGCAGAAGGGCGAGAAGGTCCAGACCGAGAAGATCACCGCCAATGGCCTGGTCACCAAGCCGCCGGCGCGCTATAGCGAAGCGACGCTGCTGTCGGCGATGGAAGGCGCGGGCAAGCTGGTCGACTCCGACGAGCTGCGCGACGCCATGGCCGGCAAGGGCCTGGGCACGCCGGCGACGCGCGCGGCCATCATCGAAGGCCTGCTCACCGAGAAATACCTGATCCGCGAAGGGCGCGAGCTGATCCCGACCGCCAAGGCATCGCAGCTGATGACGCTGCTGCGCGGCCTGGGCGTGAACGAACTGACCGCCCCCGAGCTGACCGGCGAATGGGAATACAAGCTGTCGCAGATGGAGAAGGGCAAGATTTCGCGCGACGAGTTCATGCGCGAGATCCAGCAGATGACGCAGATCATCGTCAAGCGCGCCAAGGAATACGACAACGAGACCATCCCGGGCGACTACGCGACCCTGAAGACCCCGTGCCCGAACTGCGGCGGCGTGGTCAAGGAAAACTACCGCCGCTTCGCCTGCACCAAGTGCGACTTCTCGATGTCGAAGACGCCGGGCAGCCGCCAGTTCGAGATCAACGAGGTCGAGGAACTGCTGGAGAAGCGCACCATCGGTCCGCTGCAGGGCTTCCGCTCGAAGATGGGCCGTCCGTTCGCGGCGATCCTGCGCATCGTGCGCGACGAAGACATCCAGAACTTCAAGCTCGAATTCGACTTCGGCCAGGACCAGGACGAGGGCGAGGACGGCGAGGGCGTCGACTTCACCGGCCAGACCGCGCTCGGCCCCTGCCCGAAGTGCGCCAGCGGCGTGTACGAGATGGGCCTGGCCTACGTGTGCGAGAAGACGGTCGCCAAGCCGAAAGCCTGCGATTTCCGCAGCGGCCGCATCATCCTGCAGCAGGAAATCCTGCCCGAGCAGATGGCCAAGCTGCTCAACGAGGGCAAGACCGACCTGCTGCCGGGCTTCGTGTCGCAGCGCACGCGCCGCGCCTTCAAGGCCTTCCTGGTGCGCGGCAAGGACGGCAAGATCAGCTTCGAGTTCGAGGAGCGCAAGGCCAAGCCGGGCGCGAAGGGCAAGGCGCAAGCGGCCGACGGCGCCGCGGACGGCGCCGACGCTGCCGATGGCGCAGCGGCGCCGGTGAAGGCGGCGCGCAAGGCGCCGGCAAAATCGGCTGCGAAATCGGCTGCGAAATCGGCTGCGAAATCGGCTGCGAAATCGGCTGCCAAGACGGCGACCAAGACCGCGGCGAAGCCGGCCGCCAAGACGGCGGCGCGCAAGCCGGCGGCGAAGAAGATCGCTTCGGCGGCAAGCAAGAAGTAAGCGCTGCGCTGCCGATCGCACAAGGACGCGGACCCGAGGGTTCGCGTTTTTTTTTTCGCGCGGGCAAACAATCAGATCCGCTGACCCATGCCTCCTTCGCTCAACGGGCTGCTGGCCTTGCTAGCGCTTCAATCAATTTCAGCAAAAATTGTTGATGTTTTGAATTTGATTTGTCAAAATTGTGTCCTGAAGATACATTGCCAAACCTTGGCGCGACTTTCGCGGACGCCGGGTGGCTTTTATCAAAGAAGGAGTCATGAGCGAAATGCGCGCTAGCTGGTCGTCATGACAGCACCGTGCGCTGGTCGTGGACGACCGTCTCGAAGGTCAGCGATGCTGCAAATGCTGCTCGACATGCATGGCTACTTGGTAAAGGTCGCACATTCGGGGGCCTTGGGGCCGGCCACACTGCTGCGCCGGACGCGCGCGGCGGCCTCTCGCCATCAACCTGGAACGACTTTTCATGCAATGGGTAAAACTGATAGCTCCAACGATCCGACTGGCCGCCGGTGCTGCCCTTGCTCTGGCTGCATTTGGACCTCGGCTGCTTCGAGAGAAGCGATCTGCAAGCCCGGGTGACACAGCCGCTGAGCGGCGTCTGGACCTGGCAAACCGGCTTGAAGCCTTCAAACATGTCATCGAGTCGGCCGGCATCGGTACCTTTTTCTGGGACCTGACCCAGGATACGGTGCGCTGGTCGGAACACCATTACGCGATTTTCGGCTGGCCGGCGGGAATCCCCGTGACGCATACCATGTTCCGTCAGCGGGTCCATCCTGATGATCTGGCAAATGTCGATGCCGCCGTGAACGCGGCCCTCTCCAGCGGCGCGGACTACTCGGTGCGCTTTCGCATCTGCCTCGACGATGGAGCGGTCCGCTACGTACGTGGCAGTGGCCGTGTCGAGCTCGGCGCCGACGGTCGTCCGTCCGGCATCAACGGGGCCGTCGTCGACGTCACCGAGGCCACCCAGGCGCAGAACGCCATACGCCAGCGCGAACATGACCTGGCGATCATCGCGATGCACCTG includes:
- a CDS encoding DNA topoisomerase III, whose product is MTKSLIIAEKPSVANDIAKTLGGFTKHDEYFESDEYVLSSAVGHLLEIAVPEEHDVKRGKWSFTHLPMIPPYFALNPIAKTESRLKVLNKLIKRKDVTTLINACDAGREGELIFRLIAQNAKAKQPVKRLWLQSMTANAIREGFAHLRSDEEMLPLADAARCRSEADWLIGINGTRAMTAFNSKEGGFYLTTVGRVQTPTLSIVVEREEKIKKFVARDYWEVRAEFVCAAGIYEGRWLDQNFKKDENDPEKRAERLWSRAAADSIAAACRGKQGVVTEESKPTTSMAPALFDLTSLQREANGRFGFSAKNTLGLAQALYEKHKVLTYPRTDSRHLPEDYIQTVKDTMGALADTNNYNGFAKQITKNGWVKPNKRIFDNTKISDHFAIIPTGVVPKNLTEPEQKLYDLVTRRFLAVFFPPAEFLVTTRFTEVSGHQFKTEGKVMTNPGWLAVYGKDTTGDDKDGANLVPVQKGEKVQTEKITANGLVTKPPARYSEATLLSAMEGAGKLVDSDELRDAMAGKGLGTPATRAAIIEGLLTEKYLIREGRELIPTAKASQLMTLLRGLGVNELTAPELTGEWEYKLSQMEKGKISRDEFMREIQQMTQIIVKRAKEYDNETIPGDYATLKTPCPNCGGVVKENYRRFACTKCDFSMSKTPGSRQFEINEVEELLEKRTIGPLQGFRSKMGRPFAAILRIVRDEDIQNFKLEFDFGQDQDEGEDGEGVDFTGQTALGPCPKCASGVYEMGLAYVCEKTVAKPKACDFRSGRIILQQEILPEQMAKLLNEGKTDLLPGFVSQRTRRAFKAFLVRGKDGKISFEFEERKAKPGAKGKAQAADGAADGADAADGAAAPVKAARKAPAKSAAKSAAKSAAKSAAKSAAKTATKTAAKPAAKTAARKPAAKKIASAASKK